The following proteins are encoded in a genomic region of Pikeienuella piscinae:
- the ruvB gene encoding Holliday junction branch migration DNA helicase RuvB, producing MTEPDPTLRPAPLTEDAPTNALRPRTLDEFVGQRAARANLEVFARSARQRGEAMDHLLFYGPPGLGKTTLAQIMARELGVGFRMTSGPVIARAGDLAAILTNLEARDVLFIDEIHRLNPAVEEVLYPAMEDFELDLVIGEGPAARTVRIELQPFTLIGATTRLGLLTTPLRDRFGIPTRLEFYDEAELIQIVERGAKLLKAPATPDGAREIARRSRGTPRVAGRLLRRVIDFALIEGDGRVDRDIADMALTRLGVDGLGLDGADLRYLTIIAENYGGGPVGVETIAAAMAEVRDAIEDVIEPFLLQQGLIQRTPRGRMLAAKGWSHLGLTAPRAPGVSDLFEDG from the coding sequence ATGACCGAACCCGACCCGACGCTCCGCCCCGCGCCGCTGACCGAGGATGCGCCGACGAACGCGCTCCGGCCGCGCACCCTCGACGAGTTCGTCGGTCAGCGCGCCGCCCGCGCCAATCTGGAGGTTTTCGCCCGTTCCGCGCGCCAGCGCGGAGAGGCGATGGATCATCTCCTGTTCTATGGCCCGCCCGGCCTCGGAAAGACCACGCTCGCGCAGATCATGGCGCGCGAGCTTGGCGTCGGCTTCCGCATGACTTCCGGCCCGGTGATCGCCCGCGCCGGCGACCTCGCCGCGATCCTGACCAATCTGGAGGCGCGGGACGTGCTTTTCATCGACGAGATTCACCGCCTCAACCCGGCCGTCGAGGAGGTGCTCTATCCGGCGATGGAGGATTTCGAACTGGATCTGGTGATCGGCGAAGGGCCGGCGGCGCGCACCGTGCGGATCGAGTTGCAGCCCTTCACCCTGATCGGCGCCACCACCCGGCTCGGCCTGCTGACCACCCCGCTCCGCGACCGGTTCGGCATTCCGACAAGGCTCGAATTCTATGACGAGGCCGAGCTGATCCAGATCGTCGAGCGCGGCGCGAAACTCCTGAAAGCCCCGGCCACCCCCGACGGCGCGCGCGAAATCGCCCGACGCTCGCGCGGCACCCCCCGCGTCGCCGGAAGGCTTCTACGCCGGGTGATCGATTTCGCGCTGATCGAGGGCGACGGGCGGGTCGACCGCGACATCGCCGACATGGCGCTCACAAGGCTCGGCGTCGACGGGCTCGGTCTCGACGGGGCCGATCTGCGCTACCTGACCATCATCGCGGAGAATTACGGCGGCGGCCCGGTCGGCGTGGAGACCATCGCCGCCGCGATGGCCGAGGTGCGCGACGCCATCGAGGATGTGATCGAGCCTTTCCTGCTGCAGCAGGGCCTCATCCAGCGCACCCCGCGCGGCCGGATGCTGGCGGCGAAAGGCTGGAGCCATCTCGGCCTCACCGCCCCCCGCGCGCCGGGCGTGAGCGATCTCTTCGAGGACGGCTGA
- the pal gene encoding peptidoglycan-associated lipoprotein Pal, translating into MINKLTTTIAFGAALMLAACTGEPPDAEAPAPGGAPTSTLDPASVAYFQQTVGDRVFFETDSTRLTQAGQQTLIRQAEWLAQNPGVNAVIEGHADERGTREYNLALGARRAEAARSYLAAQGVAASRLSTISYGKERPEALCSAESCWSENRRAVTVIAGAPTS; encoded by the coding sequence ATGATCAACAAACTGACGACGACGATCGCCTTCGGCGCGGCGCTGATGCTGGCGGCGTGCACCGGCGAGCCGCCGGATGCGGAGGCGCCGGCGCCGGGCGGCGCGCCGACATCGACGCTGGATCCGGCATCGGTAGCCTATTTCCAGCAGACCGTAGGCGACCGCGTGTTCTTCGAGACCGACAGCACGCGGCTGACCCAGGCCGGCCAGCAGACGCTGATCCGGCAGGCTGAGTGGCTGGCGCAGAACCCGGGCGTGAACGCGGTGATCGAGGGCCATGCCGACGAGCGCGGCACCCGCGAATACAACCTCGCTCTCGGCGCCCGCCGGGCGGAGGCGGCGCGCTCTTATCTCGCGGCGCAGGGTGTGGCGGCGAGCCGGCTCAGCACCATCTCCTACGGCAAGGAGAGGCCGGAGGCGCTCTGCTCCGCCGAAAGCTGCTGGAGCGAGAACCGCCGCGCGGTCACCGTGATCGCAGGTGCGCCGACAAGCTGA
- the ruvA gene encoding Holliday junction branch migration protein RuvA translates to MIGRITGRVDYVAADHALIETGGVGYELWCSARTLAALPPPGEVAALYTTLLVREDLLQLFGFLTREEREWHRLLTSVQGVGAKVGLAILGALGPEGAGQAIALGDAAAVKTAPGVGPKLAQRIVMELKGKVPAMMALGGRTAPGAAQVKPAAGQSEGAARIRADALSALVNLGYQEGEAAAAIATVEAALAPDAPALSDAALIRATLKTLSR, encoded by the coding sequence GTGATCGGCCGTATCACCGGCCGCGTCGATTATGTCGCCGCCGATCACGCGCTGATCGAGACAGGCGGCGTCGGTTACGAACTCTGGTGCTCGGCGCGCACGCTCGCGGCGCTGCCGCCACCGGGCGAGGTTGCGGCGCTCTACACCACCCTCCTGGTGCGCGAGGATCTCCTGCAGCTTTTCGGCTTTCTGACGCGTGAGGAGCGAGAATGGCACCGGCTTCTCACGTCGGTGCAGGGCGTCGGCGCGAAGGTCGGGTTGGCGATCCTCGGCGCGCTCGGGCCGGAAGGGGCGGGCCAAGCCATCGCGCTCGGCGACGCGGCGGCGGTGAAGACGGCGCCTGGCGTCGGCCCGAAGCTCGCGCAGCGCATCGTGATGGAGTTGAAAGGAAAAGTCCCGGCGATGATGGCGCTCGGCGGTCGAACTGCGCCCGGAGCCGCGCAGGTGAAGCCCGCCGCCGGCCAGAGCGAAGGCGCGGCGCGAATCCGGGCCGACGCGCTCTCCGCGCTCGTCAATCTCGGCTATCAGGAGGGCGAGGCCGCCGCCGCCATCGCCACCGTCGAGGCGGCGCTCGCGCCCGACGCCCCGGCCTTGAGCGACGCCGCGCTGATCCGCGCCACGCTGAAGACGCTTTCCCGATGA
- the ruvC gene encoding crossover junction endodeoxyribonuclease RuvC, whose protein sequence is MRIIGIDPGLRRTGWGVIERREGGRLSHVASGVVATQAGDLAPRLAVLAAGLRAVLAAHAPQIASVEKTFVNRDPAGALKLGHARAIALLVPAEAGLSVFEYAPNEVKKTVVGVGHAEKAQVAHMVKILLPGAAPGGADAADALAIAICHAQHAGFAGLRVGA, encoded by the coding sequence ATGCGAATTATCGGAATCGACCCCGGGTTGCGGCGTACCGGTTGGGGCGTGATCGAAAGGCGGGAGGGCGGGCGCCTGAGCCATGTCGCGAGCGGCGTCGTTGCGACTCAGGCGGGCGACCTCGCGCCCCGGCTGGCGGTGCTTGCGGCCGGGCTCCGGGCGGTGCTGGCCGCGCATGCGCCGCAGATCGCTTCCGTCGAGAAGACATTCGTGAACCGCGACCCGGCCGGGGCGCTGAAACTCGGCCATGCGCGTGCGATCGCGCTCCTGGTTCCGGCGGAGGCGGGCCTGTCGGTCTTCGAATACGCCCCCAACGAAGTGAAGAAGACCGTGGTCGGCGTCGGCCACGCCGAGAAGGCGCAGGTCGCCCATATGGTGAAGATCCTGCTGCCCGGCGCCGCGCCCGGCGGCGCCGACGCCGCCGATGCGCTCGCCATCGCCATCTGTCATGCGCAGCACGCGGGCTTCGCCGGGCTGAGGGTCGGGGCGTGA
- the ybgC gene encoding tol-pal system-associated acyl-CoA thioesterase codes for MTHEAEFRIHYEDTDMAGVVYYANYLKFIERARSDALREAGVDQRAMRESGLVFVVTRVEADYLSPARYDDVIRVETTLKELRGASATLRQAVFREKTPLFRSVVRFACMGLEGRPLRMPAAARAALEAL; via the coding sequence ATGACGCATGAGGCCGAGTTCCGCATCCACTATGAAGACACCGACATGGCCGGCGTGGTCTATTACGCCAATTATCTGAAATTCATCGAGCGCGCGCGCTCCGACGCGCTCCGCGAAGCCGGTGTCGATCAGCGCGCGATGCGCGAATCCGGGCTGGTGTTCGTGGTGACGCGGGTCGAGGCGGATTATCTCTCGCCCGCGCGCTATGATGACGTGATCCGGGTGGAGACGACGCTGAAGGAGCTGCGCGGCGCCTCCGCCACGCTCCGGCAGGCGGTCTTTCGCGAGAAGACGCCGCTTTTCCGCTCCGTCGTGCGCTTCGCCTGCATGGGGCTGGAGGGGCGACCGCTGCGGATGCCGGCGGCGGCGCGCGCTGCGCTCGAAGCGCTCTGA
- a CDS encoding DUF1127 domain-containing protein, with translation MAAFEINTRSAPFGAVTISSVVQSVERAARAFRAKFVADRTYRELSKLSQSQLRDIGLGDQDLNEFCRRIASRRV, from the coding sequence ATGGCCGCATTCGAAATCAACACCCGCAGCGCGCCGTTCGGCGCCGTCACGATCTCCTCCGTCGTCCAGTCTGTCGAGCGCGCCGCCCGCGCGTTCCGCGCGAAGTTCGTCGCGGATCGCACCTATCGCGAACTCAGCAAACTCTCCCAAAGCCAGCTTCGCGACATCGGCCTCGGCGATCAGGACCTCAACGAGTTCTGCCGACGGATCGCCAGCCGCCGCGTCTGA
- a CDS encoding 50S ribosomal protein L11 methyltransferase: MTTYSAITTLKGVAAAEAMTVAAEGMDPAPYGVGYLEIEDGSGLFEVAAYFTERPDPGQLALCAAAFGARAFTLSEIGERDWVSEVQRELTPVVAGRFLVHGSHDRGAAKRARHPLEIEAAMAFGTGHHGTTRGCLMALHLLAKSGFRPRRIADIGAGTAVLAMAAASVWKRRCLASDIDEVAVATARANARANRLGPLIATARAAGFAAPRVRADAPYDLILANILANPLKRMAGAMRAHLAPGGVIVLSGILNEQRAGVEAVYRAHGFARIRIGRDGDWSTLVLQG; encoded by the coding sequence ATGACCACATACAGCGCGATCACCACGCTCAAGGGCGTCGCTGCGGCGGAGGCGATGACCGTGGCCGCGGAGGGAATGGATCCGGCTCCCTACGGCGTCGGCTATCTGGAGATCGAGGACGGTTCCGGCCTTTTCGAGGTCGCGGCCTATTTCACCGAGCGGCCTGATCCCGGTCAGCTTGCGCTTTGCGCGGCGGCGTTCGGGGCGCGGGCCTTCACGCTCTCCGAAATCGGCGAACGCGACTGGGTCAGCGAAGTGCAGCGCGAACTGACGCCGGTCGTTGCTGGGCGCTTTCTGGTGCACGGCAGCCATGATCGCGGCGCGGCGAAGCGCGCCCGCCATCCGCTGGAGATCGAGGCGGCGATGGCTTTCGGCACCGGTCATCACGGCACCACGCGCGGCTGCCTGATGGCGCTGCATCTGCTGGCGAAATCCGGCTTTCGGCCTCGCCGGATCGCCGATATCGGCGCCGGCACGGCGGTGCTGGCGATGGCCGCGGCCTCGGTTTGGAAGCGCCGCTGCCTCGCCTCCGATATCGACGAGGTGGCGGTGGCGACGGCGCGGGCGAACGCGCGGGCGAACCGGCTTGGCCCGCTGATCGCGACGGCGCGCGCCGCAGGCTTCGCCGCCCCGCGTGTGCGCGCCGACGCCCCCTACGATCTGATCCTCGCGAACATTCTCGCCAATCCGCTGAAACGGATGGCGGGGGCGATGCGGGCGCATCTGGCGCCGGGCGGGGTGATCGTGCTTTCGGGGATCCTGAACGAACAGCGCGCAGGCGTCGAAGCGGTGTATCGCGCGCATGGTTTCGCGAGGATCCGGATCGGCCGGGACGGCGACTGGTCGACGCTTGTCTTGCAGGGCTGA
- the tolB gene encoding Tol-Pal system beta propeller repeat protein TolB has product MNRIIAALSIIALSVFGAQAQSSDDGALEITVAGGEFKPISLAAPGFFAAPGDATDLAAQIRDVALADLAGSGLFRVIPPEAYIQQLQDFDAEPQYADWQAINADALVTGNANIEPDGRIRVQFRLFDSFAAGQVEGLQFFSDPADFRRIGHKIADAIYTRLTGEGPYFDSRIVYVHESGTKGKRVKRLAIMDQDGANNRFLTDGRQLVVTPRVSPDDQEVVYISFERGEPQIFLMNLATGQQEVLGNFPGMSFAPRFSPDGRQVLMSLTKGANTDIYVMDLASRRLRQLTDSPAIETAPSYSPDGSQIVFESDRGGGQQIYVMSASGGPATRISFGQGRYGTPVWSPRGDLIAFTKSGGGQFAVGVMRTDGSDERILDSSFLSEGPTWAPNGRVLAFFRESAGANGAASLWSVDITGRNLKRLAAPGAGSDPAWSPILP; this is encoded by the coding sequence ATGAACCGAATCATCGCCGCTCTCAGCATCATTGCGCTCTCCGTTTTCGGCGCGCAGGCGCAGTCCAGTGACGACGGCGCGCTGGAGATCACCGTTGCGGGGGGCGAATTCAAGCCCATCTCGCTCGCCGCGCCAGGTTTCTTCGCCGCGCCGGGCGACGCCACGGATCTCGCCGCGCAGATTCGCGATGTTGCGCTGGCCGATCTTGCGGGCTCGGGTCTCTTTCGCGTCATTCCGCCCGAAGCTTACATTCAGCAGCTTCAGGATTTCGACGCCGAGCCGCAATACGCCGACTGGCAGGCGATCAACGCCGACGCCCTTGTGACCGGCAACGCGAATATCGAGCCCGACGGCCGGATTCGCGTTCAGTTCCGGCTTTTCGACAGTTTTGCCGCCGGCCAGGTCGAGGGGCTTCAGTTCTTCAGCGATCCGGCGGATTTCCGGCGCATCGGCCACAAGATCGCCGACGCGATCTACACGCGGCTGACCGGCGAAGGCCCATATTTCGACAGCCGCATCGTCTATGTCCACGAGAGCGGGACCAAGGGCAAACGCGTCAAGCGGCTGGCGATCATGGATCAGGACGGCGCCAATAACCGCTTCCTGACCGATGGGCGGCAATTGGTCGTGACGCCGCGTGTCTCGCCCGATGATCAGGAGGTGGTCTATATCTCCTTCGAACGGGGCGAGCCGCAGATTTTCCTGATGAACCTTGCGACGGGACAGCAGGAGGTCTTGGGAAACTTCCCCGGCATGAGCTTCGCGCCGCGCTTCTCGCCCGACGGGCGGCAGGTGCTGATGTCGCTCACCAAGGGCGCCAACACTGATATCTACGTCATGGATCTGGCTTCGCGCAGGCTTCGGCAGCTGACCGACTCGCCCGCGATCGAGACCGCGCCGTCTTATTCCCCCGATGGCTCGCAGATCGTGTTCGAAAGCGATCGCGGCGGCGGACAGCAGATCTATGTGATGAGCGCCTCGGGCGGGCCGGCGACGCGGATCAGTTTTGGGCAGGGCCGCTACGGCACGCCAGTCTGGTCGCCGCGCGGCGATCTCATTGCCTTCACGAAGTCCGGCGGCGGCCAGTTCGCGGTCGGCGTCATGCGCACCGACGGCTCGGACGAGCGGATCCTTGACTCGAGCTTTCTTTCCGAAGGGCCGACATGGGCGCCGAACGGCCGTGTTCTGGCTTTTTTTCGTGAAAGCGCGGGCGCGAACGGGGCTGCGAGCCTCTGGAGCGTGGACATCACCGGCCGGAACCTGAAAAGGTTGGCGGCGCCGGGGGCTGGTTCGGATCCGGCCTGGTCGCCGATCCTGCCGTGA
- a CDS encoding ExbD/TolR family protein has protein sequence MGASLSPSSGGRGRGRRRRALRPMSEINVTPFVDVMLVLLIIFMVAAPLLTVGVPLKLPETDAQPLPVEQEAPLTVNLAADGKIYLQKTPMDYAEFALRLPAIAEERQDGQVYLRADAGLAYGAVAQVMGALNAAGFTSIALVTDAAVPAPPAEN, from the coding sequence ATGGGCGCCAGCCTCTCTCCTTCCTCGGGCGGGCGGGGACGCGGACGGCGACGGCGTGCGCTCCGGCCGATGTCGGAGATCAATGTCACGCCCTTTGTTGACGTGATGCTGGTCCTGCTCATCATCTTCATGGTCGCCGCTCCACTCCTGACAGTCGGCGTGCCGCTGAAGTTGCCGGAGACCGACGCGCAGCCGCTCCCGGTGGAGCAGGAGGCGCCGCTGACGGTCAACCTCGCGGCTGACGGCAAGATTTATCTCCAGAAAACGCCGATGGATTACGCCGAGTTCGCGCTCCGCCTGCCGGCGATCGCGGAGGAGCGTCAGGACGGCCAGGTCTATTTGCGCGCTGACGCGGGCCTCGCCTACGGCGCGGTCGCGCAGGTGATGGGCGCGCTGAACGCGGCCGGCTTCACTTCCATCGCGCTGGTCACCGACGCCGCGGTTCCGGCGCCGCCGGCGGAGAACTGA
- the tolQ gene encoding protein TolQ, whose protein sequence is METEAIAAAGSAAANLDFSLAALFLRATFVVQIVMVVLLLASFWSWAIIIDKLIAFRRQRRDAGMFEDAFWSGQPLDQLFERLGGAPRSALERIFLAGMSEWRKSFTSGGGVAPGAQQRIDRALSVAIAREEESTAARLGFLATVGSISPFVGLFGTVWGIKTAFEEIAIQQNTNLATVAPGIAEALVATALGLLAAIPAVIFYNKLSGDAERLSGSMENFADEFGVILSRQIDRKPD, encoded by the coding sequence ATGGAGACCGAAGCGATTGCGGCAGCCGGTTCGGCGGCCGCCAATCTCGATTTTTCACTGGCCGCGCTGTTCCTGCGCGCCACATTCGTCGTCCAGATCGTGATGGTGGTGCTTTTGCTCGCGTCATTCTGGTCATGGGCGATCATCATCGACAAGCTGATTGCCTTTCGCCGTCAGCGCCGCGATGCGGGGATGTTCGAGGACGCGTTCTGGTCCGGCCAGCCGCTTGATCAGCTTTTTGAGCGGCTCGGCGGCGCGCCGCGATCGGCGCTGGAGCGGATATTCCTCGCCGGGATGAGCGAATGGCGGAAATCCTTCACCTCTGGCGGCGGCGTGGCCCCCGGCGCGCAGCAGCGCATCGACCGCGCGCTCTCCGTCGCCATCGCGCGCGAGGAGGAGTCGACCGCCGCGCGGCTCGGCTTTCTCGCCACGGTGGGCTCGATTTCGCCCTTTGTCGGGCTTTTCGGCACGGTCTGGGGCATCAAGACCGCGTTCGAGGAGATCGCGATCCAGCAGAACACCAATCTCGCCACAGTCGCGCCCGGCATCGCCGAGGCGTTGGTGGCGACCGCGCTCGGCCTTCTGGCGGCCATTCCTGCGGTGATATTCTACAACAAGCTCAGCGGCGATGCCGAGCGCCTCTCCGGCTCGATGGAGAATTTCGCCGATGAGTTCGGCGTGATCCTGTCGCGCCAGATCGATCGAAAGCCGGACTGA
- a CDS encoding TadE/TadG family type IV pilus assembly protein translates to MADLTTWLRFLRDNTASMATQVVIFSILLFGASGMVLDFGRVYSEHSRMQAFTDQAALSAAAELDLDIDSIDRAIAAVFGPGGGAVIPKGALFSDGTSDQFRISHLFFLSDLSDDVPDAGGSRPQYDLAGDIAGPNLVYTAFANGGAAGGDIAAASTQARYVVAVAEERSVRNTLMRLINSAGSDAVREKSVLRTIAAARRKRLSCGALSNLVICNPWEDDPGASFQSEMSGPGATGRQFRHVADGLTPAEGALSAPNALARRLSLEAPAAVARICADPQTMPGANPAMSEAEAATAYAICMLASAREHEFCVGDEVAFVPAPPEEIATALGTAFDLWDAPISDVLYWDRDADGDHSQAVDEAGVSLFDAGTAHVLRDQSPLFQPDLNIMKGRVRDELRTRVNAALGVPESSRLNYPRGVDYESYDLLLNPCLRTGATTNCATTSAGETIDYISNPTTHSAVAQFFIANFPLLYQRDLQTPPEDMTSFYQAYRTGREDWLHAREAFTTAPTTAVEPGQTLTLTGEDGSLDTRLGPPDENIAQIQTKPAYDENGVREDVNGDGEIDAFDVEPAYSNYTYNPVSDPIDRALERRVFDATVVNCGAARVETEAGVPARRAEVAGFVKMFLLQPPRARCPNGTENCLNRDLSSATLFSEFVGLPDMNETSYAVLVR, encoded by the coding sequence GTGGCGGACCTGACGACCTGGCTGCGTTTCCTGCGTGACAATACCGCGTCGATGGCGACGCAGGTCGTGATTTTCTCCATCCTGCTCTTTGGCGCGTCCGGCATGGTGCTGGATTTCGGCCGGGTCTATTCTGAGCATTCGCGGATGCAGGCGTTCACCGATCAGGCGGCGCTTTCGGCCGCCGCCGAACTCGACCTCGACATCGATTCGATCGACCGCGCGATCGCGGCGGTGTTCGGCCCAGGCGGCGGCGCAGTGATTCCGAAGGGCGCGCTGTTCAGCGATGGGACGAGCGACCAGTTCCGTATCTCGCATCTCTTCTTCCTCTCCGATCTTTCCGACGATGTTCCGGACGCCGGCGGCTCGCGCCCGCAATACGATCTCGCCGGCGATATCGCCGGGCCCAACCTCGTCTACACCGCATTCGCCAATGGGGGCGCCGCCGGGGGCGACATCGCCGCCGCGTCCACCCAGGCCCGGTACGTCGTCGCGGTGGCGGAGGAACGGTCAGTTCGCAACACGCTGATGCGACTTATAAATTCAGCTGGAAGCGACGCCGTGCGCGAAAAAAGCGTCCTCAGGACCATCGCAGCGGCGCGGCGCAAACGGCTTTCCTGCGGCGCGCTCTCCAACCTGGTGATCTGCAACCCGTGGGAAGACGATCCCGGGGCATCGTTCCAGTCGGAAATGAGCGGGCCGGGGGCGACGGGCCGGCAATTCCGCCATGTCGCCGACGGGCTGACCCCGGCCGAGGGCGCGTTGAGCGCGCCGAACGCCCTCGCCCGGCGGCTCTCGCTCGAAGCGCCGGCGGCGGTGGCGCGCATCTGCGCGGATCCGCAGACAATGCCGGGCGCGAACCCGGCGATGTCCGAGGCCGAAGCCGCCACCGCCTACGCGATCTGCATGCTCGCCTCCGCCCGCGAGCATGAGTTCTGCGTCGGCGACGAGGTCGCCTTCGTTCCCGCCCCACCGGAAGAGATCGCGACCGCGCTCGGGACCGCTTTCGACCTCTGGGACGCGCCGATATCCGATGTCCTTTATTGGGACCGTGATGCGGATGGCGACCATAGTCAGGCGGTCGACGAAGCCGGCGTCTCGCTCTTCGACGCGGGAACCGCGCATGTGCTGCGCGACCAGTCGCCGCTTTTTCAGCCCGATCTCAACATCATGAAGGGCCGCGTCCGGGATGAATTGAGGACCCGCGTCAACGCCGCGCTCGGCGTTCCGGAATCTTCGCGACTGAACTATCCGCGCGGAGTCGATTACGAGAGCTATGATCTGCTGCTGAATCCCTGCCTGCGCACCGGCGCCACGACGAATTGCGCGACCACGTCCGCCGGCGAAACGATCGACTACATCTCGAACCCGACGACGCATTCCGCAGTCGCGCAGTTTTTCATCGCGAATTTCCCGTTGCTCTACCAACGCGACCTTCAGACGCCGCCGGAAGACATGACGAGCTTCTATCAAGCCTACCGGACAGGGCGCGAGGACTGGCTCCACGCCCGCGAGGCCTTCACCACCGCGCCCACGACCGCCGTCGAGCCGGGACAGACGCTCACGCTGACCGGCGAGGACGGCTCGCTCGACACGCGGCTCGGCCCGCCCGACGAGAACATCGCGCAGATTCAGACGAAACCCGCCTATGATGAGAACGGCGTGCGCGAGGATGTGAACGGCGATGGCGAGATCGACGCGTTCGATGTCGAACCGGCCTACTCAAATTACACCTACAATCCCGTATCGGACCCGATCGACCGCGCACTGGAGCGCCGCGTCTTCGACGCGACAGTGGTGAACTGCGGCGCGGCGCGGGTCGAGACGGAGGCCGGCGTCCCCGCCAGACGCGCGGAGGTCGCCGGATTCGTGAAGATGTTCCTGTTGCAGCCGCCGCGCGCGCGCTGCCCGAACGGAACCGAGAACTGCCTGAACCGGGACCTCAGCAGCGCGACGCTCTTCAGCGAGTTCGTCGGGCTTCCGGACATGAACGAAACCAGCTACGCGGTGCTCGTCCGCTGA